From Campylobacter upsaliensis, the proteins below share one genomic window:
- a CDS encoding ribose-phosphate pyrophosphokinase has product MRGYKIFSGSANLEFAKQISKYLSLPLSDAGVKRFSDGEISVQIDESVRGKDVFIIQSTCAPANDNLMELLILTDALRRSSANSITAIIPYFGYARQDRKANPRVPISAKLVADLIETAGIDRVATIDLHAGQIQGFFNIPVDNLYGSIVFNDYIKSKHFKNAVVGSPDIGGIARARSVAKKLGLDIIIVDKRREKANESEVMNIIGDVNGKDVVLVDDIIDTAGTIVKAAKALKEKGANSVMACCTHAVLSGEAYERIAKGDLDELVITDTIPLKKEHEKIKVLSVAPIFAEVIRRVYHNESVNSLFI; this is encoded by the coding sequence ATGCGTGGTTATAAAATTTTTTCAGGTTCAGCAAATTTGGAATTTGCCAAGCAAATTTCTAAGTATTTATCCCTACCTTTAAGTGATGCGGGTGTAAAGCGTTTTAGCGATGGAGAAATTAGCGTTCAAATCGATGAAAGTGTGCGTGGAAAAGATGTTTTTATCATACAAAGCACCTGTGCTCCAGCAAATGATAATTTAATGGAACTTCTCATTTTAACAGACGCTCTACGCCGCTCAAGTGCAAATTCTATTACGGCGATTATTCCTTATTTTGGCTATGCAAGACAAGATAGAAAAGCAAATCCTAGAGTGCCTATAAGTGCTAAACTTGTGGCGGATTTAATCGAAACTGCCGGGATTGATAGAGTTGCCACTATCGACCTACACGCTGGACAAATTCAAGGCTTTTTCAATATCCCCGTAGATAATCTTTATGGAAGCATAGTTTTTAACGATTATATTAAATCTAAGCATTTTAAAAATGCCGTAGTAGGAAGCCCTGATATAGGCGGTATCGCAAGAGCTAGAAGTGTGGCTAAAAAACTAGGGCTTGACATCATCATCGTAGATAAAAGACGCGAAAAGGCAAATGAAAGCGAAGTGATGAATATCATAGGTGATGTTAATGGCAAAGATGTTGTTTTGGTTGATGATATTATCGACACAGCTGGCACCATAGTCAAAGCTGCAAAAGCCTTAAAAGAAAAAGGAGCAAATTCTGTTATGGCTTGTTGCACTCACGCTGTTTTAAGCGGTGAAGCTTATGAGAGAATCGCTAAAGGCGACCTAGATGAGCTTGTCATCACAGATACCATTCCCTTAAAAAAAGAACACGAAAAAATTAAAGTCTTAAGCGTAGCACCCATTTTTGCAGAAGTAATACGCCGCGTTTATCATAATGAAAGCGTAAATTCTCTATTTATTTAA
- a CDS encoding amino acid ABC transporter permease, which yields MNEVFNAQNINFLMQGLALTLKIALATCVISILFGTFLAITKNYGDRFSRFLASAYIDIFRNTPLLLWMLAACFVLPVFFGQFPQAFWGTIGFSLYTSSVMAEIIRGGLNSIPKGQFEAAYSQGFGKFFTLFYIILPQTFRRVVPSMLSQIITTIKDTAYLAGLGIAELTYKSKTILANLKSFEEILAIIGFVAGIYFVICFSLSMLVRYYAKKTAYAH from the coding sequence ATGAACGAAGTTTTTAACGCTCAAAATATCAATTTTTTAATGCAGGGCTTAGCTCTTACGCTTAAAATTGCCCTTGCGACTTGTGTGATTTCTATACTTTTTGGCACTTTTTTAGCTATCACAAAAAATTATGGCGATCGTTTTAGTCGCTTTTTAGCAAGTGCCTATATTGACATTTTTAGAAATACCCCTCTTTTGCTTTGGATGTTGGCGGCTTGTTTTGTTTTGCCTGTATTTTTTGGGCAATTTCCTCAAGCTTTTTGGGGAACTATAGGCTTTTCACTCTATACTAGCTCGGTTATGGCTGAGATTATACGCGGGGGCTTAAATTCTATACCAAAAGGGCAGTTTGAGGCGGCATATTCTCAAGGATTTGGTAAATTTTTTACGCTTTTTTACATTATTTTACCTCAAACCTTTAGACGCGTCGTCCCCTCAATGCTCTCCCAAATCATCACAACCATAAAAGATACAGCTTATCTAGCAGGGCTTGGCATAGCAGAGCTTACCTATAAATCTAAAACCATTTTAGCTAATCTTAAAAGCTTTGAAGAAATTTTAGCCATCATAGGCTTTGTGGCGGGAATTTATTTTGTCATTTGCTTTTCCCTCTCTATGCTTGTGCGTTATTATGCAAAGAAAACTGCTTACGCCCATTAA
- a CDS encoding amino acid ABC transporter permease produces the protein MNDSVGFVAWLREFFNSLGLYDEESISPFALWKFLDTLEQTQTFMDGFIYTLQVSVLALLIAVVFGTIGGVMATSKIAVLRAYTRIYVEIFQNTPLVIQIFFLYYGLPHLGINLDLFTIGVLGIGAYHGAYVSEVVRSGILAVPKGQFEASASQGFTYTQQMRYIIVPQTIKIILPPMSNQMINLIKNTSVLLIVGGVELMSTADSYAADYGNYAPAYIFAAFLYFIVCYPLAYFAKFYEEKLKKAHLAR, from the coding sequence ATGAATGATAGTGTAGGCTTTGTAGCTTGGCTAAGGGAGTTTTTTAACTCCCTTGGACTTTATGATGAGGAAAGCATAAGCCCTTTTGCCCTATGGAAATTCCTAGACACACTAGAGCAAACACAAACTTTTATGGATGGTTTTATCTATACGCTACAAGTAAGTGTTTTGGCTTTATTGATAGCAGTTGTTTTTGGCACCATAGGTGGCGTTATGGCGACAAGCAAAATAGCCGTGCTTAGGGCTTACACTAGAATTTATGTAGAAATTTTTCAAAATACTCCTTTAGTTATACAAATTTTCTTTTTATATTATGGTTTGCCACATTTAGGAATAAATTTAGATCTTTTTACAATAGGTGTTTTGGGTATAGGAGCTTACCACGGTGCTTATGTAAGCGAAGTTGTAAGAAGTGGAATTTTAGCCGTTCCAAAAGGGCAATTTGAAGCCTCCGCCTCACAAGGCTTTACTTACACGCAGCAAATGCGTTATATCATCGTGCCACAGACAATCAAAATTATTCTTCCTCCTATGAGTAATCAAATGATAAATCTCATCAAAAACACTTCCGTGCTTTTGATTGTGGGTGGTGTGGAGCTTATGAGCACAGCAGATAGCTATGCGGCTGATTATGGAAACTATGCACCCGCGTATATTTTTGCGGCATTTTTATATTTTATTGTATGTTATCCTTTGGCATATTTTGCAAAATTTTATGAAGAAAAGCTTAAAAAAGCTCATCTAGCGAGGTAA
- a CDS encoding transporter substrate-binding domain-containing protein, which produces MVLRNSLLKLATLALGAALAFTSANAGKLEDIKAKGTLVVGVKNDVPHYALLDQKTGEIKGFEVDVAKKLAKEILGDENKIKLVAVSAKTRGPLLDNGTLDVVIATFTITPERKKIYNFSQPYYQDAIGLLVLKEKGYKSLADMKGAKIGVAQAATTKRVIGEAAKKAGVSVSFSEFPDYPSIKAALDAKRVDVFSVDKSILLGYVDEKSEILPDSFEPQDYGIVSKKDDVEFAAFIDKFVGQNKAQIDDLAKKWGL; this is translated from the coding sequence ATGGTTTTAAGAAATTCTTTACTTAAGTTGGCAACTCTTGCCTTAGGAGCAGCTCTTGCTTTCACTTCAGCAAATGCTGGAAAATTAGAAGACATTAAGGCTAAAGGCACTTTAGTCGTGGGTGTTAAAAATGATGTCCCACATTATGCTTTACTTGACCAAAAAACAGGCGAAATTAAAGGCTTTGAAGTCGATGTTGCTAAAAAATTAGCTAAGGAAATTTTAGGCGATGAAAACAAAATCAAACTTGTCGCTGTTAGTGCCAAAACAAGAGGACCTCTACTTGACAATGGCACTTTAGATGTAGTCATTGCCACTTTTACAATCACGCCTGAAAGAAAGAAAATTTATAATTTTTCTCAGCCTTATTACCAAGATGCTATCGGTTTGCTAGTTTTAAAAGAAAAGGGCTATAAATCTCTAGCTGATATGAAAGGTGCTAAAATAGGAGTAGCACAAGCTGCCACAACCAAAAGAGTCATAGGCGAAGCAGCAAAAAAAGCCGGAGTAAGTGTAAGTTTTAGTGAATTCCCAGATTATCCCAGCATAAAAGCAGCTCTTGATGCTAAAAGAGTTGATGTATTCTCTGTGGATAAGTCTATTTTGCTAGGTTATGTTGATGAAAAAAGCGAAATTTTGCCAGATTCTTTCGAACCGCAAGATTATGGTATTGTGAGCAAAAAAGATGATGTAGAATTTGCCGCTTTTATTGACAAATTTGTAGGACAAAACAAAGCACAAATAGACGACTTAGCGAAAAAATGGGGCTTATAA